ccCCTCTGGTCTCTTCCAGGCTGTTCCTCCAAGTCGTTCAAGCTGTACTCCCCCAAGGAGCCCCCCAACGGTAGCACTTTTCCCCCTTTCCACCCCGGCACCATGCTGGACAGAGACGTGGGGTGAGTCATGTGTTGTAGGTGTATTTCGGGGTCATGGGATATTTATAGCTCATGCCTTTAAACGTCAGGTTTTTGTATAATGAGTTGAGTTTGTGCGACACAGTGCTAGTCTAAAATGCAGCCCCACAGCTCAGTCTGATCAATCAACATCCGGGGGCTTTAAGTGGGTCAGAGTCAATTAACGGAGCTGTATTGTAAATTTAAATTGCGCCCAAAGTGACCAGCTGTGTTTACCCACAAACCTCTTGAACAAATACTCAAGATGTTTAAATGGACATCAAGTGTAATTGAGCTCCGtcatctgcttctctttctaAATTTACCAGTGAACTTTTTGAGAGTGGAAAGTTTGGTTGAAACGTGATAGTTCCTGAAAAGCTCCGGGCAGAGCTCCGGTGCTTTTTATTGCTTGTCCTGAGTTTTCCTTAAATCAACATACCCTGTAATTCCATATAATCAGCTGATGATAAATGTAAATTCAGCTGCCCATATAACTTGCAGTGCCAGTAAAAGAGACGCTGGCAACATCCCTGGATACAAAAAGCATTTAGTTAAACTGGAACCCGTCATTGTTCACATTTTGAACCAGCTGCATTATGACTTGAGAAGTGCATTATTTGTTTTCCCTGCTTGTCTTTCTGCCGTtggtggatcagctgatgttgGTCCCtgagttgttgtgtttctgagaaGTGTTGTTATTTACTCTTTACCTGTATCATCTAATTTGAATCTCGTTCGGTTCATGTCCCAGGGTTGTAAATACAGACAAGTTTCAGGGTGCAGGCATATTGGCGCTAAAGCTGAATCTAATAATCTCTCTGCCTCTTGTTTCTCCAGTCCCACTCCAATGTACCCTCCTACATACCTGGAGCCAGGAATAGGGTGAGACTGCATTATTTCCCATCATATCCAGCTGCTGTGAAAACAGCAGTAGTGCAAATATTGATACATCGTGAGAAGTTTTGTTCTTATCTCCATTAAATAGAGATTGTGCATTTACTCTTTGATAAAAGAGGCCGTTAATCATCCTATGAAGTACAGAAGACACAAGAACTTTAACCTTATTGAACtcgctcttttatttttaaatatatttatctttacATTGCCAAAAACTAGCTGGTCTTGACCGCTGCTCTccttttttgctctgttttttttatggtttcCAGGAGGCACACGCCATATGGCAACCAGACAGACTACAGAATATTTGAGCTCAACAAGCGGCTACAGAACTGGACGGAGGTTTGTACGCGCACCCAGCTGTTATACGCCTGCAAAAACAACTCAGAAATGGTGTAGGTgaccaattatttttttccatcgtCACCCTGCAGGAGTGTGACAACCTATGGTGGGATGCATTTACTACAGAGTTCTTTGAAGACGATGCCATGTTGACCATTACTTTCTGTCTGGAGGATGGACCCAAACGCTACAGTAAGAAACAAAGCCTCTAGAACAGTTAAAATCTATTTCGCTGTTTAGCAAACGTCTGATAGTCACTGTCTTCATACTACAACCAGCTAATGTTTACATGTACACGTGCGTTTTTCGTTTTCTCACCAGCAATTGGCCGGACGTTAATCCCGAGGTACTTCAGGAGTATATTTGAGGGCGGTGCTACTGAGCTCTACTACGTGCTGAAGCATCCCAAGGAGTCCTTCCACAATAACTTCGTCTCCCTCGACTGTGATCAGTGCACCATGGTCACTCAGAATGGAAAGCCCATGTTCacacaggtgtgtttgtgtacgtgtaAAGGATGATCCAGTACAATAAAACTGTGtccaagacatttttttttttacctttagtGTAGTGGTTGTTAATCTTCTCCACGGCTCAGTTAGTAAAGTTAGTAACTCTCTTgattttgaatgggtttgtgcACAGGTGTGCGTAGAAGGACGCTTGTACCTGGAGTTCATGTTTGACGACATGATGAGGATAAAGACGTGGCACTTCAGCATCAGACAACACCGTGAACTCATTCCCCGCAGTATACTGGCCATGCACGTGAGTGGACTGaatctatacacacacacacaatctatcttttctctgtgtgtgttttttgtttatcttttctcTATGAATATCGCAGGCCCAGGACCCACAGATGCTGGACCAGCTGTCTAAAAACATAACAAGATGTGGCCTGTCGAACTCCACCCTTAACTACCTCCGAGTGAGTGAAGCACACATGCaccatgattttatttattgtcagttGGTCCAGTcataattcaaaaaaaaaacaaaacataagagTCTCTGCCggagtttattttttgtcatccAAGGGCATAGGTGGATGTAATCTGAAATATGTCAGAAGAATCTCATCCATGTCAtgatatatatacaaaataaaattagagCAAATCTAAAGCGCAAAACCGGACTGGTTTGAGTTTGCttgaaaactgtttttccacTCATCTTAGTGGCCATTTGTAGCAACAATTCCTATTTTCAAATGATGCACATTGCAACTTTTGAGAATGTGCTGCCCATCGAGTGATTACCTCTGCTGAAGCTGTGCAGCCTGGTCTTATTTATCAACGCTTGCATAGATTATGAACCAAAATTatacatctctttttttttttgaaactttaTAGATCCTATTTGAAGCATGTATGGCTACTAGTTATGTAGACCAGTGCTTTGATGACTGGGTCTCTGTATTGTTTGTCTCTTATGTCCTCCCTGCACACACCAAACTGAACTGGACCGGCCAGTCCAGTGTTAACGTTTACAGGAAACTCTAAGTCAAGCTACAATAGTCACAACTCAGTGCTGACCAATGTAAAGGTGTTATCATTCATTAAACTGGTCACACAGCTATGAATGTTTGCCTAtggagtttttattatttattaactccATTCTTGCACCTATGTCTTAATTTGACATATAGGTCATTCATCTGTCATTACTTGTTTGCTTTCCTcctagatgtttttttttttgtctcctgaTTACCATTTGACACTTGGTACAGCTACGTGCTGGTTACTGGTGACTTCATAATTCCTCCAGCAGGGACTTTCGCACCTTGAGTCTTGTTGCTGTTACAGGATTAGAAGTGGTCTGGTCTCAGGGTGTGGCACTGGGATATGTTATCCCGGcgtgtttatttaaaaggctTACACATTTCCATAAAACGATCTGGAATTAGTGGAAAGcggtattttaaatgttttggtgCTGCAGTGACCTCTGCCCCAGTTAGAGGCTGGAAGTTGAAAAATATGTCGAAAAATGACCCCCTGCGTCTGGACTCCAGCGCACATTCAAGTGCAGTCAGCAGCACCGTCTGACGTCCACGGGGAGATTTATTGGAATATACATTAGACGCCTCTGCGGTGCAGATTGTGCTCCCGTAATGGGACTACTCAGTGAAaacactgttttgtgtttgctttcttttcctgtGATCACATCTAATGTAAAAAGTCAACCACACGTGCCATTTGTGGAAACCACCTTCATAATACCGGTGTCCAGTCAGCGCTAATGATCGTGACTAATGTATGAACTCTCTCCCTCAGCTGTGTGTGATTCTGGAGCCAATGCAGGAGCTGATGTCCAGACACAAGACATATAGCCTCAGCCCCAGAGACTGCCTCAAGACCTGCCTCTTCCAGAAATGGCAGAGGATGGTGGCGCCACCCGGTAGGTGAACAGCGAACGCGGAATACGCGTGCCCGCGACCACATTAACGCACGGTAAAAGTTTGTGTGACTCACTGTCGGTGTCCCTCTCTGTAGCTGAGCCATCGAGACAGGCCCCAAACAAGCGGCGGAAGCGTAAGATGTCAGGTGGCAGCACCATCAGCGGAGGGGGAggaacaaataacaacaacaacaacaaaaagaagagcCCGGGCAGCGGATTCCCTCTGTCCAGCCAAGTTCCTGTGAGTACATCAGTGCCACCTAGCGTCAGTACTCTGCTACTACACCTCGGGCCATTTATTGATGATCACATCAAAACAGCAGCCGAAGCTGGAAACAGCAAGATAACAACAAAGTTGATACTGGACGAATTGTGAAGATGCTTTCTATTCTTTGTTCACCTGAACTAACTTCAGTGATATATCAGTGTTGTGCTCTAATGGTCGTTGACGCTGTGACCCCGCAGGATGTGATGGTGGTGGGAGAGCCCACGCTGATGGGGGGAGAGTTCGGCGACGAGGACGAGCGTCTGATCACACGGCTGGAGAACACGCAGTTCGACGCGGCCAACGGCATCGACGACGAGGACAGCTTCAACAACTCTCCGGCGCTGGGCTCCAACTCGCCCTGGAACAACAAGGCCCCCTCCAGCCAGGAGAGCAAGAGCGACAACCCCACCTCACAGGCGTCACAGTAGAGCCCCGCAACCTCAACACagccccctctctctgtcactcctcagcccccaccccaccccaccccagcaGCCACGGCCGCAAGAGTAACAGCCCCATCATCTGTAGCGCTCAGATTCACACACAGGTAGCCTGAGGGAGCCCAGtctcagtcatttttttattattgctgtgACTTCCCAATATTTAGGCGCTGTGTcccacccctccccttcctctccttctctcacaCTCAACATGTCCCATCTGCTCTTGCTAATTTTCAGTTTGGACAACGACTGGGGTAGATGTGAACGAGCAGGAACGGGGAACTGCGCGCACTAAACTACCAATACCGGGGTTCGCATGTAGGGCCGGGTGGGTTAGGGTGCAGGGGTTGACGGCGGAGGGGCTTCTAGAGGGTGGCGAGTCGCTTAGGGACGACTCCGCCACCCGTCCTCTAAGCGTGGCTCTCTACTCTGGTCTGCTCGGCTGACGCAC
The nucleotide sequence above comes from Mugil cephalus isolate CIBA_MC_2020 chromosome 2, CIBA_Mcephalus_1.1, whole genome shotgun sequence. Encoded proteins:
- the ldb1b gene encoding LIM domain-binding protein 1b isoform X2; its protein translation is MSVGGCACPGCSSKSFKLYSPKEPPNGSTFPPFHPGTMLDRDVGPTPMYPPTYLEPGIGRHTPYGNQTDYRIFELNKRLQNWTEECDNLWWDAFTTEFFEDDAMLTITFCLEDGPKRYTIGRTLIPRYFRSIFEGGATELYYVLKHPKESFHNNFVSLDCDQCTMVTQNGKPMFTQVCVEGRLYLEFMFDDMMRIKTWHFSIRQHRELIPRSILAMHAQDPQMLDQLSKNITRCGLSNSTLNYLRLCVILEPMQELMSRHKTYSLSPRDCLKTCLFQKWQRMVAPPAEPSRQAPNKRRKRKMSGGSTISGGGGTNNNNNNKKKSPGSGFPLSSQVPDVMVVGEPTLMGGEFGDEDERLITRLENTQFDAANGIDDEDSFNNSPALGSNSPWNNKAPSSQESKSDNPTSQASQ
- the ldb1b gene encoding LIM domain-binding protein 1b isoform X1 translates to MAMSEQLESEGGCSSKSFKLYSPKEPPNGSTFPPFHPGTMLDRDVGPTPMYPPTYLEPGIGRHTPYGNQTDYRIFELNKRLQNWTEECDNLWWDAFTTEFFEDDAMLTITFCLEDGPKRYTIGRTLIPRYFRSIFEGGATELYYVLKHPKESFHNNFVSLDCDQCTMVTQNGKPMFTQVCVEGRLYLEFMFDDMMRIKTWHFSIRQHRELIPRSILAMHAQDPQMLDQLSKNITRCGLSNSTLNYLRLCVILEPMQELMSRHKTYSLSPRDCLKTCLFQKWQRMVAPPAEPSRQAPNKRRKRKMSGGSTISGGGGTNNNNNNKKKSPGSGFPLSSQVPDVMVVGEPTLMGGEFGDEDERLITRLENTQFDAANGIDDEDSFNNSPALGSNSPWNNKAPSSQESKSDNPTSQASQ
- the ldb1b gene encoding LIM domain-binding protein 1b isoform X3 is translated as MLDRDVGPTPMYPPTYLEPGIGRHTPYGNQTDYRIFELNKRLQNWTEECDNLWWDAFTTEFFEDDAMLTITFCLEDGPKRYTIGRTLIPRYFRSIFEGGATELYYVLKHPKESFHNNFVSLDCDQCTMVTQNGKPMFTQVCVEGRLYLEFMFDDMMRIKTWHFSIRQHRELIPRSILAMHAQDPQMLDQLSKNITRCGLSNSTLNYLRLCVILEPMQELMSRHKTYSLSPRDCLKTCLFQKWQRMVAPPAEPSRQAPNKRRKRKMSGGSTISGGGGTNNNNNNKKKSPGSGFPLSSQVPDVMVVGEPTLMGGEFGDEDERLITRLENTQFDAANGIDDEDSFNNSPALGSNSPWNNKAPSSQESKSDNPTSQASQ